The following are encoded in a window of Variovorax paradoxus genomic DNA:
- a CDS encoding Bug family tripartite tricarboxylate transporter substrate binding protein — protein sequence MFDRFPTDTHTRRHWLQAGGALTLGGLLPSMASAQDAWPSKSVRFVVPFAPGGSSEIVARSTAAELSRTLGQSVFVDNKPGAAGNIAMSEVARATDQHTLILGHIGTLAVNPYIFAKLPYDANKDFKPVSLLAKVPSLYVVHPDVPAKNLKEFIAYAKSKPGKLSYGSAGNGSAGHLAFEYLKMTAEVFMLHVPYRGTGPMVTDLLSGRLDASAIGAAAIIPFIKSGKVRCIATGSAKRLAQLPDVPTVAEQGFPGFEMTQWYGMLAPASITPAQMAKLSAETMKAVKSPDSMQRLTADAAEAVGGTPEQFAQFITAEQNRWQKVIARANIKPD from the coding sequence ATGTTCGACCGCTTTCCGACCGATACCCACACCCGCCGCCACTGGCTCCAAGCCGGCGGCGCCCTCACCCTCGGCGGCCTGCTGCCTTCAATGGCCTCGGCGCAGGACGCCTGGCCCAGCAAATCGGTCCGCTTCGTCGTGCCCTTCGCACCCGGCGGCAGCTCCGAAATCGTCGCGCGCTCCACGGCCGCCGAGCTGTCGCGCACGCTGGGCCAGAGCGTGTTCGTCGACAACAAGCCCGGCGCGGCCGGCAACATCGCGATGAGCGAAGTCGCGCGCGCCACCGACCAGCACACGCTGATCCTCGGCCACATCGGCACGCTCGCGGTCAACCCGTACATCTTCGCCAAGCTGCCCTACGACGCGAACAAGGACTTCAAGCCCGTGAGCCTGCTGGCCAAGGTGCCCAGCCTGTACGTGGTGCACCCCGACGTGCCGGCGAAGAACCTCAAGGAATTCATCGCGTACGCCAAGAGCAAGCCGGGCAAGCTGAGCTACGGCTCGGCCGGCAACGGCAGCGCCGGCCACCTGGCCTTCGAGTACCTGAAGATGACCGCCGAGGTCTTCATGCTGCACGTGCCCTACCGCGGCACCGGCCCGATGGTGACCGACCTGCTCTCGGGCCGGCTCGACGCTTCGGCCATCGGCGCGGCAGCGATCATTCCGTTCATCAAGTCCGGCAAGGTGCGCTGCATCGCGACCGGCTCGGCCAAGCGCCTGGCGCAGCTGCCCGACGTGCCGACCGTGGCCGAGCAAGGCTTCCCCGGCTTCGAGATGACGCAGTGGTACGGCATGCTCGCGCCCGCCAGCATCACGCCCGCGCAGATGGCCAAGCTCTCCGCCGAGACGATGAAGGCCGTGAAGTCGCCCGACTCGATGCAGCGGCTCACGGCCGATGCGGCCGAGGCCGTGGGCGGCACCCCGGAGCAGTTCGCGCAGTTCATCACTGCCGAGCAGAACCGGTGGCAGAAGGTGATCGCAAGGGCAAACATCAAGCCGGATTGA
- a CDS encoding carboxymuconolactone decarboxylase family protein: MTAPDDTPSNPYEDGLVNRRRVLGDAWVDKSLANRNGFNAEFQELITRHAWNDIWGRPALGDKTRRFMVLSMMLGIHAYEEFAMHVRAALDGPPESRLTPDEIKEVIMMAAIYCGVPVANHAFGIATNILREKGLLPATLASSAPPAAQ; this comes from the coding sequence ATGACCGCCCCCGACGACACCCCGAGCAACCCCTACGAAGACGGGCTCGTCAACCGCCGCCGCGTGCTCGGCGACGCCTGGGTCGACAAGTCGCTCGCCAACCGCAACGGCTTCAACGCCGAGTTCCAGGAACTCATCACGCGCCATGCGTGGAACGACATCTGGGGCCGCCCCGCGCTGGGCGACAAGACGCGCCGCTTCATGGTGCTGTCGATGATGCTGGGCATCCATGCCTACGAAGAATTCGCGATGCACGTGCGCGCCGCGCTCGACGGCCCGCCCGAGTCGCGCCTCACGCCCGACGAGATCAAGGAAGTGATCATGATGGCCGCCATCTACTGCGGCGTGCCGGTGGCCAACCACGCGTTCGGCATCGCCACGAACATCCTGCGCGAGAAGGGCCTGCTGCCCGCAACGCTCGCTTCGTCCGCTCCGCCCGCGGCGCAGTGA
- a CDS encoding shikimate dehydrogenase family protein — translation MSPFITGSTQVYLIPGDPVRNVRLPRMFNAAFARHGIDAVLVPMQVPVRDFAVFLKSAFLARNVRGMVIAPPHKPRVVDLLDGCGLFGRVAGSVNVVRRTEGDQLEGDLFDGEGLIGALDRCNVPFRGKRVLILGAGVSAAAIGVALAEGGTVNGAEHIAFFDTASGKAAGVAAKLDAFFDATVVAVDSNAPEGYDLVINATPLGLAEDDALPLDVARMEPHAALFDILLRNQPTPLVRAARARGLNAQAGFEMLVQQMPHYFRYFGHLDAADAMQADADFLRELIYPPAMHAEIATPLRYQSPSVA, via the coding sequence ATGAGCCCTTTCATCACTGGCAGCACCCAGGTTTACCTCATCCCCGGCGACCCGGTGCGCAATGTGCGGCTGCCGCGCATGTTCAACGCCGCCTTCGCGCGCCACGGCATCGACGCTGTGCTGGTGCCCATGCAGGTGCCGGTGCGCGACTTCGCGGTGTTCTTGAAGTCGGCCTTCCTGGCGCGCAACGTGCGCGGCATGGTGATTGCGCCGCCGCACAAACCGCGCGTGGTCGACCTGCTCGACGGCTGCGGTTTGTTCGGCCGCGTGGCGGGTTCGGTCAACGTGGTGCGCCGCACCGAGGGCGACCAGCTCGAAGGCGACCTGTTCGACGGCGAAGGCCTGATCGGCGCGCTCGACCGCTGCAATGTGCCGTTCCGCGGCAAGCGCGTGCTGATCCTCGGCGCGGGCGTGAGCGCCGCGGCCATCGGCGTGGCGCTGGCCGAAGGCGGCACGGTGAACGGCGCGGAGCACATCGCTTTCTTCGACACCGCCTCCGGCAAAGCCGCGGGCGTGGCCGCCAAGCTCGACGCCTTCTTCGACGCGACCGTGGTCGCGGTCGACAGCAACGCGCCCGAGGGCTACGACCTCGTCATCAACGCCACGCCACTCGGCCTGGCCGAAGACGACGCGCTGCCGCTCGACGTGGCGCGCATGGAACCGCATGCGGCGCTGTTCGACATCTTGCTGCGCAACCAGCCCACCCCGCTGGTGCGTGCGGCGCGTGCGCGCGGGCTCAATGCGCAGGCCGGCTTCGAGATGCTGGTGCAGCAGATGCCGCACTACTTCCGCTACTTCGGCCACCTCGACGCGGCGGATGCGATGCAGGCCGACGCCGACTTTCTGCGCGAGCTCATCTACCCGCCGGCGATGCACGCCGAGATCGCAACACCGTTGCGTTACCAGTCTCCGAGCGTGGCCTGA
- a CDS encoding T6SS phospholipase effector Tle1-like catalytic domain-containing protein has product MTAQLVRPIDEVVFSDPSNREIFFGAESESIRENYEVKRELRPIGQPGKSCDVNLFMGFFFDGTRNNYDRSTKEKDQTYSNVARLYGAYPGQSVPGVPADPEAQWTTNPDNYQHFFKVYVPGVGTPFLQVNDSGTGKDALLGNATALYGERRILWALAQALNCVYRYLTRSGNGPGLFSSEEVLKFCEAFDLGREELLEAGKSPADRRQRENKNRRTLEAMLNKLHDSVKPHMIDPETGQCSKIDPGRVQRIFVSAFGFSRGAAEARVFVNWFLAMCEIDAELRGQTGPTLASFPVTFDFLGLFDTVASVGVAASSLFADGHGGWADADTSMRIPADVHCLHIVAAHEFRRSFPSDSVHVGNTLPTRCREWVCPGMHSDIGGGYMPKEQGKGIDPAGDDMLSRISLAMMYQEARVLGVPLKLELARPVIKAQFMVAKELIRDFNAYLAVCQVKEGTLRDVMAEQRKLFIQWRKSWAGHAATMPFVLRASKEDQADLKSADEQFVKEVEDFEAWLKKKKRISGRNSPDGTPHEVDNVPGIDSERVGEWGRIEPYWNEPVLTSKLFEDRVHDSHAWFKLTGPEAAEFKTQLEKLVARKKKADEARTGIDPPRGGAPAGLTRRQERWVNLYLTTGEYAPEFTEGREWYAWGAGYLRYRRVYAGADETRLTQNRRPAEKEPQEPMTA; this is encoded by the coding sequence ATGACCGCGCAGCTTGTAAGGCCGATCGACGAGGTAGTATTTTCAGATCCATCGAATCGAGAGATTTTTTTTGGAGCGGAGAGCGAGTCGATTCGAGAAAATTACGAAGTCAAACGCGAGCTTCGGCCTATAGGTCAACCGGGAAAGTCCTGCGACGTGAACCTCTTCATGGGCTTCTTCTTCGACGGTACGCGAAACAACTACGACCGCAGCACCAAGGAGAAGGACCAAACGTACTCCAACGTCGCGCGCTTGTACGGCGCTTATCCGGGTCAGAGCGTGCCTGGGGTGCCAGCCGACCCCGAGGCACAGTGGACCACCAACCCCGACAACTACCAGCACTTCTTCAAGGTGTACGTTCCGGGCGTGGGAACGCCCTTCCTGCAGGTGAACGACAGCGGCACTGGCAAGGATGCGCTGCTGGGCAATGCCACGGCGCTCTACGGCGAGCGCCGCATCCTGTGGGCGTTGGCGCAGGCTCTCAACTGCGTCTACCGCTATCTCACCCGAAGCGGCAATGGACCAGGACTGTTTTCCTCCGAGGAAGTGCTGAAGTTTTGCGAGGCTTTCGACCTCGGACGCGAGGAACTGCTGGAGGCAGGTAAAAGTCCTGCCGACCGGCGTCAACGCGAGAACAAGAATCGCCGCACGCTAGAGGCGATGCTCAACAAGCTGCACGATTCGGTCAAGCCGCACATGATCGACCCCGAGACCGGGCAGTGCAGCAAGATCGACCCAGGGCGCGTGCAGCGCATCTTTGTCAGTGCATTCGGTTTTTCGCGGGGGGCGGCGGAGGCGCGGGTCTTCGTCAACTGGTTCCTGGCGATGTGCGAGATCGATGCTGAACTCCGCGGTCAGACAGGGCCGACGCTGGCTTCGTTTCCTGTGACCTTCGATTTTTTGGGATTGTTCGATACCGTCGCATCGGTTGGTGTGGCGGCCTCGTCTCTGTTCGCTGACGGACATGGTGGATGGGCCGACGCGGACACTTCGATGCGCATTCCAGCCGACGTGCATTGTCTGCACATCGTGGCCGCGCACGAGTTTCGCCGCAGCTTTCCGTCTGATTCCGTTCACGTCGGCAATACGTTGCCGACGAGGTGTCGGGAATGGGTGTGTCCGGGCATGCACTCGGACATTGGGGGGGGCTACATGCCGAAGGAGCAAGGAAAGGGCATTGATCCAGCGGGTGATGACATGCTCTCGCGCATTTCCCTGGCAATGATGTATCAAGAGGCTCGAGTGCTGGGCGTGCCCCTCAAACTGGAGCTTGCACGTCCAGTCATCAAGGCGCAGTTCATGGTCGCCAAGGAACTGATCCGTGATTTCAACGCCTACCTCGCCGTGTGCCAGGTCAAGGAAGGTACGTTGCGCGATGTCATGGCAGAGCAGCGCAAGCTGTTCATCCAATGGCGCAAGTCCTGGGCTGGCCACGCGGCCACGATGCCGTTCGTCTTGCGCGCTTCGAAGGAAGACCAGGCGGACCTCAAGTCGGCCGACGAGCAGTTCGTCAAGGAAGTAGAAGACTTCGAAGCCTGGCTGAAGAAAAAGAAGCGGATCAGCGGCCGCAACAGCCCGGATGGCACACCGCACGAAGTCGACAACGTGCCCGGCATCGATTCGGAGCGGGTCGGCGAGTGGGGGCGCATCGAGCCGTACTGGAACGAGCCGGTGCTCACCAGCAAGCTGTTCGAAGACCGCGTGCACGATTCGCATGCATGGTTCAAGCTCACCGGGCCCGAGGCGGCCGAGTTCAAGACGCAACTCGAAAAACTGGTAGCCCGCAAGAAAAAGGCGGACGAGGCACGCACGGGGATCGATCCACCCAGAGGTGGAGCGCCGGCCGGGCTGACGCGCCGCCAGGAGCGATGGGTCAACCTGTACCTGACCACGGGCGAGTACGCGCCCGAATTCACGGAAGGGCGCGAATGGTATGCATGGGGTGCCGGCTACTTGCGCTATCGCCGTGTGTATGCGGGCGCGGACGAGACACGCCTGACCCAGAACCGTCGGCCCGCCGAGAAGGAGCCACAGGAACCGATGACAGCCTGA
- a CDS encoding IclR family transcriptional regulator domain-containing protein, protein MTPTSPDDSTPPAGLDKRDWIAGLERGVSIIEAFDDANPRLTASQAGQRTNMTRTAARRYLLTLQHMGYVASDGKLFWLTPRVLRLGQSYLESARLPRVVQPFLQRVAAGTNEIAYLSVMDGDEVVYIARNGPNRSMSTGYVLGARVPAQVTASGMLMLALRSDAELNEWLAMRQLTVFTSHTIASMERMKLELARIRTQGWALSEQQLDLNSRGIAVPLRDRHGTLVGALNITMPMGHESSEDAVARVLPVLRETAQAMRNLI, encoded by the coding sequence ATGACCCCCACCAGCCCCGACGACTCGACGCCGCCCGCCGGCCTGGACAAGCGCGACTGGATCGCCGGGCTGGAGCGCGGCGTGAGCATCATCGAGGCCTTCGACGACGCCAACCCGCGCCTCACCGCCAGCCAGGCCGGCCAGCGCACGAACATGACGCGCACCGCCGCGCGGCGCTACCTGCTCACCCTGCAGCACATGGGCTACGTGGCGAGCGACGGCAAGCTCTTCTGGCTCACGCCGCGCGTGCTGCGCCTGGGGCAGTCGTACCTCGAATCGGCCCGCTTGCCGCGCGTGGTGCAGCCCTTTCTTCAACGCGTCGCGGCGGGCACCAACGAGATCGCCTACCTCAGCGTGATGGACGGCGACGAGGTCGTCTACATCGCGCGCAACGGCCCCAACCGCAGCATGAGCACCGGCTACGTGCTCGGCGCGCGCGTGCCGGCGCAGGTGACGGCCTCGGGCATGTTGATGCTGGCGCTGCGCAGCGACGCCGAGCTGAACGAGTGGCTGGCGATGCGGCAACTGACGGTGTTCACGTCGCACACCATCGCGAGCATGGAACGCATGAAGCTCGAGCTGGCGCGCATCCGTACGCAGGGCTGGGCGCTGTCGGAGCAACAGCTCGACCTGAACTCGCGCGGCATCGCCGTGCCGCTGCGCGACCGCCACGGCACGCTGGTGGGCGCGCTCAACATCACGATGCCGATGGGGCACGAGAGTTCGGAAGACGCGGTGGCGCGCGTGCTGCCGGTGCTGCGCGAGACGGCGCAGGCGATGCGCAATCTGATCTGA
- the pcaB gene encoding 3-carboxy-cis,cis-muconate cycloisomerase yields MSIFEGFLSTSETLGAFSDRAFVDAMLRFEAALARAQAAEGVIPESAAHSIVGSCKVELFDVAKIVRESGRAGSVAIPLVKALREAVGLFNAEAAPFVHFGSTSQDVIDSAMALVTREAVALVETDLAKAADALLRLAVQHAETPMLARTLMQPASVTSFGFKCAGWAAPLVRSRMRLRAAAKHALQLQLGGAVGTLAQMKGQGAAVRQRMAKELGLGDPGATWHTQRDEWVALGCELGLMTGSLGKVAVDISLLGQHEVAEVAEPSEPGRGGSSAMPHKRNPVASMVAIAAAHRAPQRVAALLGAMPQQHERALGAWQAELAEWPQLLMSAHGSVRAMAGALPGLQVDAARMRANIDRLRAELPRDAADEWFDPALAVNAGQTAVAEVKALQAQLSSDKELSQ; encoded by the coding sequence ATGAGCATTTTTGAAGGCTTCCTTTCCACCTCCGAAACGCTGGGCGCCTTCAGCGACCGCGCCTTCGTCGACGCCATGCTGCGCTTCGAAGCTGCGCTCGCGCGTGCGCAGGCGGCCGAGGGGGTGATTCCCGAAAGCGCGGCGCATTCGATCGTCGGCAGCTGCAAGGTCGAGCTGTTCGACGTGGCCAAGATCGTGCGCGAGAGCGGACGCGCGGGCAGCGTCGCCATCCCGCTGGTGAAGGCGCTGCGCGAGGCCGTGGGCCTGTTCAACGCCGAGGCCGCGCCCTTCGTGCACTTCGGCAGCACCAGCCAGGACGTGATCGACAGTGCGATGGCGCTGGTCACGCGGGAGGCCGTCGCGCTCGTCGAGACCGATCTCGCCAAGGCCGCCGACGCGTTGCTGCGCCTGGCCGTGCAGCACGCCGAGACGCCGATGCTCGCGCGCACGCTGATGCAGCCGGCCTCGGTCACCAGCTTCGGCTTCAAGTGCGCCGGCTGGGCCGCGCCGCTGGTGCGCAGCCGCATGCGCCTGCGCGCCGCCGCGAAGCACGCGCTGCAGTTGCAGCTCGGCGGCGCCGTCGGCACGCTGGCGCAGATGAAGGGGCAGGGCGCCGCGGTGCGCCAGCGCATGGCCAAGGAACTCGGCCTGGGCGACCCCGGTGCGACGTGGCACACGCAGCGCGACGAATGGGTCGCGCTCGGTTGCGAACTCGGCCTGATGACGGGCAGCCTGGGCAAGGTCGCGGTCGACATTTCGCTGCTCGGCCAGCACGAAGTGGCCGAGGTCGCCGAGCCCAGCGAACCTGGGCGCGGCGGCTCGTCGGCGATGCCGCACAAGCGCAACCCCGTGGCCTCGATGGTCGCCATTGCCGCCGCGCACCGCGCGCCGCAGCGCGTGGCCGCCTTGCTCGGCGCCATGCCGCAACAGCACGAACGCGCGCTTGGCGCCTGGCAGGCCGAGCTGGCCGAGTGGCCGCAGCTCTTGATGTCGGCGCACGGCAGCGTGCGCGCCATGGCCGGCGCCTTGCCCGGCCTGCAGGTCGATGCGGCGCGCATGCGCGCCAACATCGACCGGCTGCGTGCCGAGCTGCCGCGTGATGCGGCCGACGAATGGTTCGACCCCGCGCTCGCCGTGAACGCGGGGCAAACCGCTGTGGCAGAGGTGAAAGCCCTGCAAGCCCAACTCTCATCCGACAAGGAACTCTCGCAATGA
- a CDS encoding DUF3304 domain-containing protein, translated as MTTQLVGSIDAAIDADPSNQSSLLESQVGNIGKVRVAGLRRNWLFPFVLLASLAAGGCALGHANTVPASVSGVNYTDQDIRYRLFDPKDPKQTVVASEEIGPFAAGGVICCYNVPKTWAPGIQVGVILQSYDNNARDYRPRQTFIVDLPPYDKSGKAGDVWFINYPDGTVGVVSTAYRPNGDEWPGKIKGWPKPSLAFQRELWERDMKLAREALEADQRSLDELRKDPQKYLEKTWNRLANSYAFREKLKPFSGPKDPAFFEDRKTALEKLVAWNQEKVDRLMQIKP; from the coding sequence ATGACAACGCAACTCGTAGGTTCGATAGATGCGGCAATTGATGCTGATCCTTCGAATCAAAGCAGTCTTCTCGAAAGCCAGGTTGGCAATATCGGAAAAGTCCGCGTTGCCGGGCTGCGCAGGAACTGGCTGTTTCCGTTCGTGCTTCTCGCATCACTGGCCGCTGGCGGTTGTGCTCTAGGCCACGCCAACACTGTTCCGGCCTCGGTCAGCGGAGTTAACTACACCGACCAGGACATCCGCTACCGGCTGTTCGACCCCAAGGACCCAAAGCAGACCGTGGTCGCTTCCGAAGAGATCGGTCCGTTTGCCGCAGGAGGCGTGATCTGTTGCTACAACGTGCCGAAGACCTGGGCGCCTGGCATCCAGGTCGGAGTGATCTTGCAGAGCTACGACAACAACGCGCGCGACTATCGGCCGCGCCAGACCTTCATCGTCGATCTGCCGCCCTACGACAAGAGTGGCAAGGCGGGGGATGTGTGGTTCATCAACTATCCCGATGGCACGGTGGGTGTGGTTTCAACCGCGTACCGGCCCAACGGCGACGAGTGGCCCGGGAAGATCAAGGGATGGCCCAAGCCTTCGCTGGCCTTCCAGCGGGAGTTGTGGGAGCGGGATATGAAGTTGGCGCGAGAAGCTTTGGAAGCTGACCAAAGATCTCTGGATGAACTCCGCAAAGATCCTCAAAAGTACCTTGAGAAAACCTGGAATAGGTTAGCAAATAGCTATGCCTTTCGAGAAAAACTCAAGCCGTTTTCAGGACCAAAAGATCCTGCATTCTTCGAGGACCGGAAGACCGCTTTGGAAAAGTTGGTGGCCTGGAATCAAGAGAAGGTTGATCGACTGATGCAGATCAAGCCATGA
- a CDS encoding alpha/beta fold hydrolase yields the protein MTTSTPRLNVVREGEGPFVVLSHALGCDLHMWDGVAAQLARAHTVIRYDHRNHGGSEVVPGVLRVETLAQDAADLIARETGGEPVHFVGLSMGGMTAQALAVRHPGLLKSVVIANSAAHYPDQAPWRLRAETVAAKGVAAIAPGAVARWLTPAYAGTPEGALAARTLHDTLVRTDAQGYIESCNAVAAIDFRDSNRRFATPTLVIGGLQDEATPMAMSEAMVAQIPGARLATIDAAHLSAVERPVEFAQMLIDYWRSL from the coding sequence ATGACCACTTCCACCCCCCGCCTGAACGTCGTGCGCGAAGGCGAAGGCCCCTTCGTCGTGCTCAGCCACGCGCTCGGCTGCGACCTGCACATGTGGGACGGCGTGGCCGCGCAACTCGCGCGCGCCCACACCGTGATCCGCTACGACCACCGCAACCACGGCGGCTCCGAGGTGGTGCCGGGCGTGCTGCGCGTGGAAACGCTGGCGCAGGACGCGGCCGACCTGATCGCGCGCGAGACGGGCGGCGAGCCCGTGCACTTCGTCGGCCTGTCGATGGGCGGCATGACCGCGCAGGCGCTGGCGGTGCGGCATCCCGGGTTGCTGAAGTCCGTGGTCATCGCCAATTCGGCCGCCCACTACCCCGACCAGGCGCCGTGGCGCCTGCGCGCGGAGACCGTGGCCGCCAAGGGCGTGGCCGCCATCGCACCCGGTGCCGTGGCGCGCTGGCTCACGCCGGCCTATGCCGGCACGCCCGAAGGCGCACTGGCGGCGCGCACCTTGCACGACACGCTGGTGCGCACCGACGCGCAGGGCTACATCGAGAGCTGCAACGCCGTCGCCGCCATCGACTTCCGCGACAGCAACCGCCGCTTCGCCACGCCCACGCTGGTGATCGGCGGGCTGCAGGACGAGGCCACGCCGATGGCCATGTCCGAGGCCATGGTGGCGCAGATTCCGGGCGCGCGGCTGGCGACCATCGACGCCGCGCACCTGAGTGCGGTGGAGCGGCCGGTCGAGTTCGCGCAGATGCTGATCGATTACTGGCGCAGCCTCTGA
- a CDS encoding multidrug effflux MFS transporter: protein MNAPVAPKKGRFDVSFTLLLPLLLAAQPVATDSYLPALPAIARELGSASTSLTLFVLAFGFAQLLCGPLADRFGRRPVLLAGLACYVVAAFGGAFAGSVAVLAGWRTLQGFSMAAILVCSRAAVRDLYPAHEGPHVMARGLTGLGMVGLVAPLLGAWLVQGAGWRWVMVAMAVYSLALFALCWRSFDETRRPMTGESSAPRGSTRAVFASRSFRAWASVAATTYGGLFCFLLLSPMVYIGYLGWSPAWYGWIPAGGSLVYIFSTTMCRSLLRRFGPMRTVRLGAVLSITGAVIQALGCWLMPHSAVPLLAGHAVYCLGHGIHQPCGQAGAVGDLPHLAGRAVSWSGFGMMMVAFCVGQVAALFVDTSFSYGAWPMVVPMLMAGVVLLAIAFLWLPRLPQPASPSSPKKDSTP, encoded by the coding sequence GTGAACGCGCCGGTCGCCCCGAAGAAGGGCCGGTTCGACGTCAGTTTCACCTTGCTGCTGCCGCTGCTGCTGGCCGCGCAACCGGTCGCCACCGACAGCTATCTGCCCGCGCTCCCCGCCATCGCGAGGGAACTGGGCTCGGCCAGCACCAGCCTCACGCTGTTCGTGCTGGCCTTCGGCTTTGCGCAGTTGCTGTGCGGTCCGCTGGCCGATCGCTTCGGCCGCCGGCCGGTGCTGCTGGCGGGGCTGGCCTGCTATGTGGTCGCGGCTTTCGGCGGTGCCTTTGCGGGCAGCGTGGCGGTGCTTGCGGGCTGGCGCACGCTGCAGGGCTTTTCGATGGCGGCCATTCTCGTGTGCTCACGCGCCGCGGTGCGCGACCTGTATCCGGCGCACGAGGGCCCGCACGTCATGGCACGCGGCCTCACGGGCCTGGGCATGGTCGGGCTGGTGGCGCCGCTGTTGGGCGCCTGGCTGGTGCAAGGTGCAGGCTGGCGCTGGGTGATGGTCGCGATGGCGGTCTATTCGCTGGCGCTGTTCGCACTGTGCTGGCGTTCGTTCGATGAAACGCGCCGACCGATGACGGGCGAATCGTCCGCACCGCGCGGCAGCACGCGCGCTGTGTTCGCGAGCCGCTCGTTCCGCGCCTGGGCCTCGGTGGCGGCGACCACCTATGGCGGGCTGTTCTGCTTCCTGCTGCTCTCGCCGATGGTCTACATCGGCTACCTCGGCTGGTCGCCTGCGTGGTACGGCTGGATTCCGGCCGGTGGTTCGCTGGTCTACATCTTCAGCACCACGATGTGCCGCAGCCTGCTGCGCCGCTTCGGGCCGATGCGCACCGTGCGGCTCGGTGCCGTACTGAGCATCACGGGCGCCGTCATCCAGGCGCTGGGCTGCTGGCTGATGCCGCACAGCGCCGTGCCGCTGCTGGCGGGCCACGCCGTGTACTGCCTCGGCCACGGCATTCACCAGCCCTGCGGGCAGGCCGGCGCCGTGGGCGACCTGCCGCACCTGGCGGGGCGGGCCGTGTCGTGGTCCGGTTTCGGCATGATGATGGTCGCGTTCTGCGTGGGGCAGGTCGCCGCGCTGTTCGTCGACACCAGTTTTTCGTACGGCGCCTGGCCGATGGTCGTGCCGATGCTGATGGCCGGCGTCGTGCTGCTGGCCATTGCATTCCTGTGGCTGCCACGTCTCCCGCAACCTGCTTCTCCATCCTCCCCAAAGAAGGACTCCACCCCATGA
- a CDS encoding shikimate dehydrogenase family protein has protein sequence MISGKTTLIAHIGYPTEAFKAPMIYNPWFDKQGIDAVVVPMGVKPEDYAVSLAQIFRFSNLRGALVTMPHKVTTMSLVDEVTPTARVAGACNAVLKRPDGSLLGDQFDGAGFVRGVERKGRLFKGTRVMVSGTGGVGSAIAASIAAAGAAELMLFDMSDASAQALAARLREHYPQMKVATGSKDPAGFDIVVNATPLGMKDTDPLPFDVDRIAPGTFVGEVVMKTEYTPLLQAAKAKGCQVQVGTDMLFEMIPAYLEFFGFGTASPEELRAVAQLKY, from the coding sequence ATGATCTCCGGCAAGACCACGCTCATCGCCCACATCGGCTATCCCACCGAGGCCTTCAAGGCGCCGATGATCTACAACCCCTGGTTCGACAAGCAGGGCATCGACGCGGTGGTGGTGCCCATGGGCGTGAAGCCCGAGGACTACGCGGTGTCGCTCGCGCAGATCTTCAGGTTCTCGAACCTGCGCGGCGCATTGGTCACGATGCCGCACAAGGTGACGACGATGTCGCTGGTCGACGAGGTCACGCCCACCGCGCGCGTCGCGGGTGCCTGCAACGCCGTGCTCAAGCGGCCCGACGGCAGCTTGCTGGGCGACCAGTTCGACGGCGCGGGCTTCGTGCGCGGCGTGGAGCGCAAGGGGCGCCTGTTCAAGGGCACGCGCGTGATGGTGTCGGGCACGGGCGGTGTCGGGTCGGCCATTGCGGCGTCGATTGCGGCGGCCGGCGCGGCCGAGCTGATGCTGTTCGACATGAGCGACGCCTCCGCGCAGGCACTGGCCGCGCGGCTGCGCGAGCACTACCCGCAGATGAAGGTCGCCACGGGATCGAAAGACCCGGCCGGCTTCGACATCGTCGTCAACGCCACGCCGCTGGGCATGAAGGACACCGACCCGCTGCCGTTCGACGTGGACCGCATCGCCCCCGGCACCTTCGTCGGCGAGGTCGTCATGAAGACCGAATACACGCCGCTGCTCCAGGCTGCCAAGGCCAAGGGCTGCCAGGTGCAGGTCGGCACCGACATGCTGTTCGAAATGATCCCGGCCTACCTCGAGTTCTTCGGCTTCGGCACCGCCTCGCCCGAAGAACTGCGCGCCGTCGCGCAACTGAAATACTGA